The Bradyrhizobium sp. CCGB01 genome segment GGACGGCTACCTCGAAGTCGAAGGGATCGACGACGTAGAGCACGTCGCCCTTGTGGACGAACTGGTTGTCGGTCACCCTCAGCTCCACGATCTTGCCCGCAATCTGCGGCGCGACATTCGCGACCTGCACGCGCACGCTGCCGTTTCGCGTCCAGGGCGCGGTGACATAGTGCTGCCAGGTTGCAGCCGATATCAGGATGGCGACCAAAGCGATGGCAAGAGTGGCAAGATGCTTGCCGACGCCAGCCATGAATCGCTCGGTGGCCTTCGGTGACCGCGTCGATGGCAACGCCTGCCGGCAAGCTTCGCCGTCGTTCGCGGCGCGATCGCTGGTAGCGCGCACCATGGCCTCCGTCAGGCTGGAAAGCTCGACGTCGTCAGCTGTGCCCGCCCGTGCTTCGGCCGGGGATTCGGGGCGGAGCGGAACGGCAGCATCCCGGGGCAGGGCCGCGTCCATGACTTTCTCCTTAGCAGAAGAGCGTGAGCAGGCCGAATATCGACACGTAGAGGCAGAGCTCGGCCAGCGACGGGTTGCTGAAGAATCTTGTAAATCCTCCGAGACGCAGCACCGGGCGAAGCAGCAGGAATGCGAGAAGCGCCGTTGCCGCATAGGACACGATCGGGGCGATCAGCACGCCGCCCACGACGAGTTCACGATAGGTATTCGTCATGGATGTTTTCCATGACTGGAACCGGCGGAGGTCTGCCACCGTTCGAAGGCGATGCCTGCCGGAACGAGCGCGGCGAGCACCGGCTCGACTGACAGGTTGCTTTGACTCGCTATCTGGCGGAGCGCTTCAGCCGCAACCAGGATCGCGTGTCCATCCCGCAGGGTGAGGGCGGCTCGCGCGGCGTGTGCCGCGCCACGGAGTGAGCTCTCCGCCAGGCGGCCCAGTTCGAAGTGGCACCGCCGCAGCACCACAGCCTCGTCGAAGCAGCGCATCGCCTCCGCGACGACCGGGGAAGCCGCCGTAGCACCGTTCGTCGCCAGGATCTGTTCGATCCGGGCGGCATCGCGAAACGCGGCTTCCTCCGGCGCGAGTTGCCGGACTTGCCCGGATTCGAGGCGGCCCAGCTCGCGATGGGCTTCGTCCAGTAGCAGCCGGATCCTCCGGTCTCCAGACAATGACGGCAGCAGGAGCTGCGCCGCAAGCACCAGAACCGAAGAAAGTTGGGCGAACAGGCACGTCACGAGGAATGTCTCGGGCGCGTAGCTCTGCGGATTGCTCGGCGCGAGAACGACAAGCATGAACACGAGAGAGAGCCGGCTGAGCGGCGGCAGGACGCCGCTCGGCAGCGTGATCAGGAGCGCCAAGCCGATCACGACGGGCGCGAGGCCAATCGCCAGCAGTTGAAACTCGGATACGCCGTTGAAGACGAGGTATTTCAGGATGCCGGCGAGCAGGCATGCGATCGGCATGGCAAAGACTGCCAGTGTCGTGAAGGCGCGCGGATTAGGAGCCGTTGCGCTCAGGCCGATGATGACCGCGACAAGCGAGAGGCAGAGCTCGGTGGTCGGCCATCCCGCCATCACGAAGATGATTGCAATGAGGATGAAGTGGATCGCGGCCCTGACGCCGCTTTCCGCTGCAATGCGAGGCGAGCGGTACAGCGGCGCGCGCCATTGCCGGGGTGGGTATGTTCCGGTCCGCAGTGCTTCGAGACTGTCGCGCACGTCTGCATTCCCGCGGATGATCTCGTCTCGCAGGAAGGTCCGGCAGATCGTCGTCAGGCCGGCAGCGCCGGGGTCTCGATCGTCCCAAGAGGTGACGGAGGCGATCGGCAGCGCTACGAGCGTACGGGCGAGCGTCAGCTCGTTCACGAGCCCTACCATCGCGGAACGTGCGGCTGCGGTTCTGGCCGGGCCGCTGATCGACTCCGTGGCGAGGCTCGCGATCTCTGGATGCAGGGCCGCGATATCGCGCAGCATGTCCGCTGCAGCGGTCGCGGACGAAGCTCCACCGCGGACGGCGTCCTGCGCAAATTCCGCGACCCGGCGATGCAGTGTTTCGAGGCGGCTCGCCAGAACCGGATGATAGTCCGGCGCGGCGAGTACTTCGTTGACCAGAGCTACCGCGAGGACACCGATGGCGATGGCGGCGCCCCGGGCGACGCCGGTCGGAAACACTTGCAACGGGCTGTCGATCTGCTGAATGGCAATCAGGGCAACTGTGATGCAGCTGAGGGCCGCCGCATAAGCGCGATTGCCGTCCAGCATCCCGACGACGAAAACGCAAAGCCCGACCCAGATCCCCAACACGGCGGGCAGGAGAGCGCCGGTTTGGGAAAAGATGCCGGCGATGGCGATAGATGCCATCACGCCGATGGCGGTCGCGAGCAGCCGGTAGCCTGCCTTTTCCATGCCCTGCGCGCGCGTGGGCAGCGCCAGGATTGCCACGGTGATTGCTGCCGACGAAGGGGATTCAAGCTCAAGCCAGAAGCT includes the following:
- a CDS encoding DUF1656 domain-containing protein; translation: MTNTYRELVVGGVLIAPIVSYAATALLAFLLLRPVLRLGGFTRFFSNPSLAELCLYVSIFGLLTLFC
- a CDS encoding FUSC family protein, whose product is MPRDATSAAGDIRPRVFAGFPVSSWAFALRVLLAMLLALYVSFWLELESPSSAAITVAILALPTRAQGMEKAGYRLLATAIGVMASIAIAGIFSQTGALLPAVLGIWVGLCVFVVGMLDGNRAYAAALSCITVALIAIQQIDSPLQVFPTGVARGAAIAIGVLAVALVNEVLAAPDYHPVLASRLETLHRRVAEFAQDAVRGGASSATAAADMLRDIAALHPEIASLATESISGPARTAAARSAMVGLVNELTLARTLVALPIASVTSWDDRDPGAAGLTTICRTFLRDEIIRGNADVRDSLEALRTGTYPPRQWRAPLYRSPRIAAESGVRAAIHFILIAIIFVMAGWPTTELCLSLVAVIIGLSATAPNPRAFTTLAVFAMPIACLLAGILKYLVFNGVSEFQLLAIGLAPVVIGLALLITLPSGVLPPLSRLSLVFMLVVLAPSNPQSYAPETFLVTCLFAQLSSVLVLAAQLLLPSLSGDRRIRLLLDEAHRELGRLESGQVRQLAPEEAAFRDAARIEQILATNGATAASPVVAEAMRCFDEAVVLRRCHFELGRLAESSLRGAAHAARAALTLRDGHAILVAAEALRQIASQSNLSVEPVLAALVPAGIAFERWQTSAGSSHGKHP